A genome region from Arachis duranensis cultivar V14167 chromosome 8, aradu.V14167.gnm2.J7QH, whole genome shotgun sequence includes the following:
- the LOC127741118 gene encoding protein MAIN-LIKE 1-like: MQLGLPVDCQPVSGTLRSWSKFHQRDIWEWCHELLGEVPAGHVGTTKYNIKLKWLRTRLQQMPLDLDDNSLMQYARCYILYMLGGVLLLDKANNTVLVRYLPLLADYDVIDTYSWGSAVLCWLYRAMCLAIDYSVEGMGGCHTLLMSWIYYRLPFWAPDIMTPYSFSLATRYVIGLHTL, from the coding sequence ATGCAGTTAGGTCTACCTGTTGATTGTCAGCCTGTTAGTGGTACGTTGAGGTCATGGAGTAAGTTTCACCAAAGAGATATTTGGGAATGGTGTCATGAACTTCTAGGTGAGGTTCCTGCCGGCCACGTGGGGACAACCAAGTACAACATCAAGTTAAAGTGGCTCAGAACCCGTCTTCAGCAGATGCCGCTTGACTTAGATGATAATAGCCTCATGCAGTATGCACGTTGTTACATACTTTACATGTTGGGAGGTGTGCTTCTTCTGGACAAGGCCAACAACACAGTCCTTGTTCGATATTTGCCTTTATTAGCTGACTATGATGTCATCGATACCTACAGTTGGGGTAGTGCGGTCCTCTGTTGGTTATATCGTGCTATGTGCCTAGCAATAGATTACAGTGTGGAGGGTATGGGAGGGTGTCATACGTTGCTCATGTCGTGGATATACTACAGATTACCGTTCTGGGCCCCGGATATCATGACACCGTATAGTTTTTCTTTAGCCACGAGGTATGTTATCGGTCTCCACACGTTGTGA
- the LOC127741117 gene encoding uncharacterized protein LOC127741117, which produces MQIKSDQHVSMMFSYHRSIGTIYSLELCLNLQDIGGSSSSSNNVEGIRNSEAADFVPTRDNSRAPSPSFNAFVPRDQIVGIHEAHPAPSTHVGFDRVPDADIANTSDEDEIEDFTGDEAEVVPETQPLLRDADPPTRVEAEGGGASSSTPAHYLSLNLGAMHSSSVEDRPSSYPLSGEMELEIGLKFLNREIAMLAVKNYNIRRSAEYKVVESDQSRYVCRCKQFGDNCRWMVRVAKTMSSRFWEIRKYEGPYSCLSSSMSQDHGQLDSNVICQHIFPMVHANATICVKVLQGSVESAYGYKVSYKKFWHAKQKAIARIYGNWDESYNQLRRYLNALQAFVPGTIVDLQTRPYYVGNTLDRDSVMFHQVFWSFPSCVEAFRHCKPLVSVDGTHLYGKYAGTLLMGIAQDGNNNILPVAFALVERENTDSWYFFLTNLRRHVATRPGVLLVSDRHVAIKAALEREGCGWEHNVYCVRHIASNFATSFKSKEAKRHLVNAAYSKTQEQSQYYLELISSEDPVTSPHMMEWIRGLEPLKWLQHLDEGRRYGHTTTNLSECINSVLKGTRNLPVCAIVKSTYHRLNELFVLKGWQAQCVEYHQGSASTTCGIPPVEQQQTK; this is translated from the exons ATGCAGATAAAATCTGATCAGCATGTGTCAATGATGTTTTCTTATCATCGTAGCATAGGAACCATATATTCATTGGAGCTTTGTCTGAATCTTCAGGATATTGGTGGAAGCTCGTCCAGTTCAAATAATGTGGAGGGTATCAGAAATAGTGAAGCTGCTGATTTTGTTCCGACTCGGGATAACAGTAGGGCCCCAAGTCCAAGCTTCAATGCGTTCGTTCCGCGGGATCAAATTGTTGGTATTCATGAAGCACACCCCGCCCCTTCTACACATGTTGGGTTCGATAGGGTTCCTGATGCTGATATTGCAAATACGTCCGACGAGGATGAGATTGAAGATTTCACCGGTGATGAGGCAGAAGTCGTGCCTGAGACGCAGCCTCTGCTTCGCGATGCTGATCCTCCAACACGGGTTGAAGCGGAAGGTGGTGGTGCATCTTCCTCGACACCAGCACACTACCTGTCCTTAAATCTTGGAGCAATGCATTCGAGTAGCGTTGAGGACAGACCGAGCAGCTACCCTTTGTCGGGCGAGATGGAACTTGAGATTGGGTTGAAATTTCTTAACCGGGAAATAGCGATGCTAGCAGTTAAAAACTACAACATCCGTAGGAGTGCAGAATATAAGGTGGTAGAGTCAGACCAGAGTAGGTATGTTTGTCGATGCAAGCAGTTCGGGGATAACTGTCGTTGGATGGTACGGGTTGCGAAGACAATGTCCTCTAGATTTTGGGAAATTCGAAAGTACGAAGGGCCTTATAGTTGCTTGTCAAGTTCAATGTCTCAAGACCACGGTCAACTCGATAGCAATGTCATCTGTCAGCACATATTCCCGATGGTGCATGCCAATGCGACAATTTGTGTGAAGGTGTTGCAAGGATCAGTAGAGTCAGCGTACGGTTACAAGGTGTCATACAAGAAGTTTTGGCACGCGAAGCAGAAGGCAATCGCAAGGATCTATGGCAATTGGGACGAATCATATAACCAGCTGCGTAGATACCTAAATGCTCTGCAAGCTTTTGTCCCAG GCACAATTGTTGACCTCCAAACGCGGCCGTACTATGTCGGGAACACACTAGACCGTGATAGTGTCATGTTTCACCAGGTATTCTGGTCGTTCCCTTCATGTGTTGAGGCTTTCAGGCATTGTAAACCGTTGGTGTCAGTTGATGGAACACACCTGTACGGTAAGTACGCAGGCACCCTTCTGATGGGCATAGCACAGGACGGCAATAACAATATTCTACCCGTCGCTTTCGCACTTGTAGAAAGAGAGAACACCGATTCGTGGTACTTCTTTCTCACCAACTTGAGGAGGCATGTCGCAACTAGGCCAGGAGTTCTGCTAGTATCCGATAGGCATGTGGCAATAAAGGCCGCATTGGAACGTGAGGGGTGTGGCTGGGAACACAATGTGTACTGTGTACGGCATATTGCCTCCAACTTCGCAACCAGTTTCAAGAGTAAGGAAGCCAAAAGACACCTAGTGAATGCTGCATATTCGAAGACGCAAGAACAGTCGCAGTACTACCTGGAGCTAATCAGCAGTGAGGATCCAGTGACATCTCCGCATATGATGGAATGGATCCGAGGCTTAGAGCCACTGAAGTGGCTGCAGCACCTTGATGAGGGCCGACGATATGGTCACACGACGACCAATCTTTCTGAGTGTATCAACTCCGTCCTCAAGGGCACTAGAAATCTACCAGTCTGTGCAATTGTGAAGTCTACTTACCATCGCCTGAATGAGTTATTTGTTCTCAAAGGTTGGCAAGCACAATGTGTGGAATACCATCAAGGGTCGGCAAGCACAACATGTGGAATACCACCTGTTGAACAAcaacaaactaaataa